One stretch of Streptomyces sp. R21 DNA includes these proteins:
- a CDS encoding GMC family oxidoreductase, with protein sequence MSIDEFDYVVVGGGTAGNVVAARLSEDPTVTVCVLEAGPSDVGDDDVMKLERWMGLLESGYDWDYPVEPQSSGNSFMRHARARVLGGCSSHNSCIAFWAPAEDLDDWAAAGCTGWSAAELFPLYRRLESNDAPGDHHGRTGPVKLRTLKGEDPCGSALLEACAQAGIPTTAFNSGTTVVRGANWFQINSDENNIRQSSSVAYLHPIIGKRPNLDVRTGVRARKLVLDGRRCVGAEYLDPDLIHTRTVRARREVIVSCGSIDTPKLLMLSGIGPAEHLREVGVDVVVDSAGVGENLQDHPEGVIMWDAKQPMTTTSSQWWEAGIFYDTEPGLDRPDLMFHYGSVPFDMNTARWGYPTSENAFCLTPNVTRAKSRGTVRLRTLDYRDKPKVDPRYFTHEHDVRVMTYGLKLARKIASQPALSGWAGAELAPGPDVRTDDELLDYIHKTHNTVYHPSCTVKMGADDDASAPLDARLRVKGVEGLRVADGSVMPDLISVNPCITTMMIGEKCADMLKEDA encoded by the coding sequence ATGAGCATCGATGAGTTCGACTATGTAGTGGTCGGCGGCGGCACCGCGGGGAACGTGGTCGCGGCCCGGCTCTCCGAGGACCCCACCGTCACCGTGTGCGTCCTGGAGGCAGGGCCAAGCGACGTCGGCGACGACGACGTGATGAAGCTGGAGCGCTGGATGGGCCTGCTGGAGTCCGGCTACGACTGGGACTACCCGGTCGAGCCGCAGTCCAGCGGCAACAGCTTCATGCGGCACGCCCGCGCCAGGGTCCTCGGCGGCTGTTCGTCCCACAACTCCTGTATCGCCTTCTGGGCACCCGCCGAGGACCTGGACGACTGGGCGGCCGCGGGCTGTACGGGCTGGAGCGCCGCCGAACTCTTCCCGCTCTACCGGCGGTTGGAGTCCAACGACGCTCCCGGCGACCACCACGGCCGTACCGGACCGGTGAAACTGCGCACGCTGAAGGGCGAAGACCCCTGCGGCAGCGCCCTGTTGGAGGCGTGCGCACAGGCCGGGATCCCGACGACCGCCTTCAACTCCGGTACGACGGTGGTGCGCGGCGCCAACTGGTTCCAGATCAACTCCGACGAGAACAACATCCGCCAGTCGTCGTCGGTGGCCTACCTCCACCCGATCATCGGCAAGCGCCCCAACCTGGACGTACGCACCGGAGTGCGGGCCAGGAAACTGGTCCTCGACGGCCGCCGCTGCGTAGGCGCCGAGTACCTGGACCCGGACCTCATCCACACCCGCACCGTGCGCGCCCGGCGCGAGGTGATCGTGTCGTGCGGCTCCATCGACACCCCCAAGCTGCTGATGCTGTCGGGCATCGGACCCGCGGAGCATCTGCGCGAGGTCGGCGTCGATGTTGTGGTGGACTCGGCGGGCGTCGGCGAGAACCTCCAGGACCACCCGGAGGGCGTCATCATGTGGGACGCCAAGCAGCCGATGACCACCACGTCCAGCCAGTGGTGGGAGGCGGGCATCTTCTACGACACCGAACCTGGCCTGGACCGGCCGGACCTGATGTTCCACTACGGCTCGGTGCCGTTCGACATGAACACCGCGCGCTGGGGCTACCCGACGTCCGAGAACGCCTTCTGTCTCACGCCGAACGTGACCCGCGCCAAGTCACGCGGGACGGTACGGCTGCGCACTCTCGACTACCGGGACAAGCCCAAGGTCGATCCGCGCTACTTCACCCACGAGCACGACGTGCGCGTGATGACGTACGGCCTGAAGCTGGCCCGGAAGATCGCCTCTCAGCCTGCCCTCAGCGGCTGGGCGGGCGCGGAACTGGCGCCGGGGCCCGACGTGCGGACCGACGACGAGCTGCTCGACTACATCCACAAGACCCACAACACCGTCTACCACCCGTCCTGCACCGTGAAGATGGGCGCGGACGACGACGCCTCGGCCCCGCTCGACGCGCGGCTGCGGGTCAAGGGGGTCGAGGGTCTGCGGGTCGCCGACGGCTCGGTGATGCCGGACCTGATCTCGGTCAACCCGTGCATCACGACGATGATGATCGGCGAGAAGTGCGCGGACATGCTGAAGGAGGATGCCTGA
- a CDS encoding APC family permease: protein MTTTEQPPSGPHGQQGQHGHDDAELAEFGYKPELKRTLGNFHTFAAGISYISILTGTFQLFYFGYGSGGPAYWWSWPMVFVGQFMVALCFAELAARYPVAGSVYNWSKKIGNPHLGWLAGWMMLIASIVSISAVALAYQLTLPQISSAFQFVGDGTGKYDVATNAVVLATVLILFTTLVNAFGVKLMATINSAGVFIELVATVVLIVLFAVHITRGPQVVTDTQGTGAGHSAGYLGAFMVASLASAYVMYGFDTAASLGEESLDPSRNAPRAIIRAIVASFILGGLVLLLALMSVSSLKGEKLSTDGLQYIVLDVLGPTAGKAMLWCVLIAVTVCALAVHTAAIRLAFAMSRDNNLPASSLLAKVSPRFQTPVLPAVIIGVLAVAILVVNIRQPQIFTVVTSIGIIMIYLAYLGVTGPMLVARLRGKWQPAGDGKFSLGRWGLLVNIVAAVWGAAMTINLIWPRAEVYNAAAPFHWYLRWGAVLFVAVIAGGGFAYYWFIQRHKTGVLAEHRLQDTAAAAPLAAPAAD, encoded by the coding sequence ATGACGACAACCGAACAACCACCATCCGGACCACACGGCCAACAAGGTCAACACGGTCATGACGACGCCGAACTCGCCGAGTTCGGCTACAAGCCCGAACTCAAGCGCACCCTCGGCAACTTCCACACCTTCGCCGCCGGCATCAGCTACATCTCGATCCTCACCGGCACCTTCCAACTCTTCTATTTCGGTTACGGCAGCGGTGGCCCCGCCTACTGGTGGTCGTGGCCGATGGTCTTCGTCGGCCAGTTCATGGTCGCGCTGTGCTTCGCGGAGCTGGCCGCCCGCTATCCCGTCGCGGGCTCCGTCTACAACTGGTCGAAGAAGATCGGCAATCCGCACCTCGGCTGGCTCGCCGGCTGGATGATGCTGATCGCGTCCATCGTGTCGATCTCGGCGGTGGCGCTCGCCTACCAGCTGACGCTTCCTCAGATCTCGTCCGCCTTCCAGTTCGTGGGCGACGGCACCGGGAAGTACGACGTGGCGACGAACGCGGTGGTCCTGGCCACCGTCCTCATCCTGTTCACGACCCTGGTGAACGCCTTCGGCGTGAAGCTGATGGCCACCATCAACAGCGCCGGCGTCTTCATCGAGCTGGTCGCCACCGTCGTCCTCATCGTGCTGTTCGCCGTCCACATCACACGAGGCCCGCAGGTGGTCACCGACACGCAGGGCACCGGGGCCGGCCACTCGGCGGGCTATCTGGGCGCGTTCATGGTGGCCTCGCTGGCCTCCGCGTACGTCATGTACGGCTTCGACACGGCCGCCTCGCTCGGTGAGGAGTCCCTCGACCCCTCGCGCAACGCGCCGCGCGCCATCATCCGCGCCATCGTCGCCTCGTTCATCCTGGGCGGTCTGGTGCTGCTGCTCGCGCTGATGAGCGTCTCCAGCCTCAAGGGCGAGAAGCTGTCCACGGACGGACTGCAGTACATCGTGCTCGACGTGCTCGGCCCGACGGCCGGCAAGGCGATGCTGTGGTGCGTGCTGATCGCGGTCACCGTCTGCGCGCTGGCCGTGCACACGGCGGCGATCCGGCTGGCCTTCGCGATGTCCCGGGACAACAACCTGCCCGCGTCCTCGCTGCTGGCCAAGGTCAGCCCGCGCTTCCAGACTCCGGTGCTGCCCGCGGTGATCATCGGCGTGCTCGCCGTGGCGATCCTGGTCGTCAACATCCGTCAGCCGCAGATCTTCACGGTGGTGACCAGCATCGGCATCATCATGATCTACCTCGCCTACCTCGGCGTCACCGGACCGATGCTGGTGGCCCGGCTGCGCGGCAAGTGGCAGCCCGCGGGCGACGGCAAGTTCTCGCTGGGCCGCTGGGGCCTGCTCGTCAACATCGTCGCCGCGGTGTGGGGCGCGGCCATGACGATCAACCTGATCTGGCCGCGCGCCGAGGTCTACAACGCCGCCGCCCCCTTCCACTGGTACCTGCGCTGGGGCGCGGTCCTGTTCGTCGCGGTGATCGCCGGCGGCGGCTTCGCCTACTACTGGTTCATCCAGCGTCACAAGACCGGCGTGCTCGCCGAGCACCGGCTCCAGGACACCGCCGCGGCCGCTCCCCTCGCCGCCCCCGCCGCCGACTGA
- a CDS encoding aldehyde dehydrogenase family protein, protein MADPAAGRPRCLNETIRREAPVAETTDRPALAVPTLYIDGIWRNALDGRTREIHCPADGSLVAVVDEAGGKDTVEAIAAARRAFDEGPWPTTPAAERGDLLLRVADLLVRDKDVLARAESMDTGKRLIESAYDIDDIENCFRYFGRQAATEPGRIIETGSASADSRVVYEPVGVCALITPWNYPLLQTAWKVAPALAAGNTFVLKPSELTPHTAIHLMRLLEEAGLPAGVANLILGAGPEAGAPLADHPDVDLVSFTGGLQTGRGLMAAAAGTVKKVALELGGKNPNIVFADADFETAVDMALTAVFLHSGQVCSAGARLLVEDSLHDRFVDEVVRRASAIRLGGPFDERAQTGPLISAAHRAKVEAYVERGIAEGAVLRCGGKHPEGLDEGFYFLPTVLDDCSPEMTVVQDESFGPVLTVERFTDEAEAVRLANGTIYGLAGAVWTTDEAKAQRVAARLRLGTVWINDYHPYVPQAEWGGFKQSGFGRELGPSGLAEYRETKHIWRNTDPSPQGWFA, encoded by the coding sequence ATGGCTGATCCAGCGGCTGGGAGGCCACGGTGCCTGAACGAAACGATTCGCCGGGAGGCCCCCGTGGCTGAGACCACCGACAGACCCGCCCTCGCCGTCCCCACCCTCTACATCGACGGCATCTGGAGGAACGCGCTCGACGGGCGCACCCGCGAGATCCACTGTCCCGCCGACGGCTCGCTGGTCGCCGTCGTCGACGAGGCGGGCGGCAAGGACACCGTCGAGGCGATCGCCGCGGCACGCCGCGCCTTCGACGAGGGCCCCTGGCCGACGACTCCGGCGGCCGAACGCGGTGACCTGCTGCTGCGCGTCGCCGACCTCCTCGTACGCGACAAGGACGTGCTGGCCCGCGCCGAGTCCATGGACACCGGCAAACGGCTTATCGAAAGCGCGTACGACATCGACGACATCGAGAACTGCTTCCGCTACTTCGGTCGGCAGGCCGCCACCGAACCGGGCCGGATCATCGAGACGGGCTCGGCCTCCGCGGACAGCCGGGTCGTGTACGAACCCGTCGGCGTCTGCGCGCTGATCACCCCCTGGAACTACCCCCTTCTCCAGACGGCCTGGAAGGTCGCCCCGGCGCTCGCTGCGGGCAACACCTTCGTCCTCAAACCGAGCGAGCTGACCCCGCATACGGCCATTCATCTGATGCGGCTCCTCGAGGAGGCCGGACTCCCCGCCGGCGTGGCGAACCTGATCCTGGGCGCGGGCCCGGAGGCCGGTGCTCCACTTGCCGACCATCCGGACGTGGACCTCGTCTCGTTCACCGGCGGGCTGCAGACCGGGCGCGGGCTGATGGCCGCCGCCGCAGGCACGGTGAAGAAGGTCGCCCTGGAACTCGGCGGCAAGAACCCCAACATCGTCTTCGCCGACGCCGACTTCGAGACGGCCGTCGACATGGCGCTGACCGCCGTGTTCCTGCACTCAGGACAGGTCTGCTCGGCCGGGGCACGGCTGCTGGTCGAGGACTCGCTGCACGACCGGTTCGTCGACGAGGTGGTGCGCCGGGCCTCGGCAATCCGCCTCGGCGGCCCCTTCGACGAGCGGGCGCAGACCGGGCCGCTGATCTCGGCCGCGCACCGCGCCAAGGTCGAGGCGTACGTCGAGAGGGGCATCGCGGAGGGCGCGGTGCTGCGCTGCGGCGGCAAGCATCCCGAGGGGCTCGACGAGGGCTTCTACTTCCTGCCGACCGTCCTTGACGACTGCTCGCCCGAGATGACCGTCGTCCAGGACGAGTCCTTCGGGCCGGTACTGACCGTGGAGCGCTTCACCGACGAGGCCGAGGCCGTCCGGCTCGCCAACGGCACCATCTACGGCCTCGCGGGCGCCGTGTGGACCACCGACGAAGCCAAGGCCCAGCGGGTCGCGGCCCGGCTGCGGCTCGGCACGGTGTGGATCAACGACTACCACCCGTACGTCCCGCAGGCCGAATGGGGCGGCTTCAAGCAGTCCGGCTTCGGCCGCGAACTCGGGCCCTCGGGCCTCGCCGAGTACCGCGAGACCAAGCACATCTGGCGCAACACCGACCCTTCCCCGCAGGGCTGGTTCGCGTAA